One genomic window of Centropristis striata isolate RG_2023a ecotype Rhode Island chromosome 20, C.striata_1.0, whole genome shotgun sequence includes the following:
- the vip gene encoding VIP peptides, producing the protein MCKAMLQRTGPQLLFLIALCSVLYSRTLSLPYTSMRPTRHADGLFTSGYSKLLGQLSARRYLESLIGKRVSDELMDEPVKRHSDAIFTDNYSRFRKQMAVKKYLNSVLTGKRSLEDPGTSDPEESRDEPNTFQESYDDINVDHLLNNFHLPL; encoded by the exons AT GTGTAAAGCGATGTTACAACGAACCGGCCCCCAGCTGCTTTTCCTAATAGCCCTGTGCAGTGTGTTGTACTCCCGGACTCTGAGTCTACCATACACATCAATGAG ACCGACAAGACACGCAGACGGTCTGTTCACCAGCGGATACAGCAAACTCCTCGGACAGCTATCAGCGCGGAGGTACCTGGAGTCTCTGATCGGGAAGCGCGTCAG TGATGAGCTGATGGATGAGCCAGTGAAGCGCCACTCAGACGCCATCTTTACAGACAACTACAGCCGCTTCCGCAAACAGATGGCTGTGAAGAAGTACCTGAACTCAGTCTTAACAGGAAAGAGAAG CCTAGAAGATCCTGGAACCAGCGACCCAGAGGAGTCCAGGGACGAGCCCAACACCTTCCAGGAGAGCTACGATGACATCAACGTAGAtcacctcttaaacaactttcATCTG ccacttTGA